Genomic DNA from Perca flavescens isolate YP-PL-M2 chromosome 23, PFLA_1.0, whole genome shotgun sequence:
agaaggtgtgtccaaacttttggcctgtactgtacattactgTAGAATGacaggaggaaacaccagagcagggggaatgagagagggaaacaccagagcagggggaatgagagggggaaatgccagaacagggggagtgagagggggaaacgccagagcagggggaatgagaagggaAACGCCACAgcagagggaatgagagggggaaacaccagagcagggggaatgagaggaggaaacaccagagcagggggaatgagaggaggaaacaccagagcagggggaatgagaggaggaaacaccagagcagggggaatgagaggaggaaacaccagagcagggggaatgagagggtcATACACTGCGGCCGACTTGAGCTTCTAAAGTTAcaggaagtcattcattttcaatggaagcttctctcagctgcaaggagcggcAAATCTGTTGGCGTCacgttttgggcgttttgagcaACCACAGcttcaatcagaaagttgaaatTATGTCAACTATGACGCGGTTCAACGGCAAGCAGCAGCAAACgccagcaaccaatcggaatatagacgtccttcgtGCTGGCATTAGTTCagagaaaatggaggaaaagctcATAATCGCCGTTGCATTTATGATATGACGTTGTTTGCATATAGGGACCAGCTAACATATATGTGATATATATAGGACTCAGCAGCTAACAAGCAAgttaactgctaacagacaccactgcgaccaacaaacaatacaaattctgtccttatatatgtaatttataaaaggtttctagtgtcagtgtattggccgtgcagtggctgcttgtgctttttcttcaatcgtgtgttgaCCATGATGGAAGAATGCTCCCACGTCAGAGCTTTTTTGCAGCTCAAGTCAGCGGCCGTGTGTATGTACAGCTAACGATCCAGATCATCGATGCTGTTTCCTCCAttgttctctttctctctctcttgcttctccctctctttctccctctccttctctcccaatttcttcctctctttcttttgcttctctctctctcgtccctCTTTTTTCAGATCCTGAAACACTTTGGTGAAGAAGTGCGGCTCAGCGTTGATCCGCAGCATGTCGGGGCTCAGCCTGTTGATCAGCTGCAGCGCtctctcccagaatgcatcggGGCTGGACTCCCAGGATGCATTGTGGCTGGACTCCCAGGATGCATCGGGGCTGGACTCCCAGGATGCATTGTGGCTGGCTTCCAGCAGGCAGGGTTTGAGCGGGTAGGAGATCTCGCTGCCCAGCTACGAGTAGCTCAGGTAGAGACAGATGTGGAAGACTGTGTGCAGCTCCTGCTCCAAAGACATGTCCTTGTCTACCGCTGCCCAGCACAGCAGGTACACAAAGACCAGACTGGCAGGACTGGTGAAGACCTGGTCCTACAGggggacagacaggttagagatacacagacagggagagacagacaggatagagacacatagacagggagagacacagacagggagggagagacaggacacagatgttaACGCTTTGGCTAAGTTATACGCGTAATGTATTATGTGTTATACACGTAGGATTGTCTGGGTCACAGTGAGACCGAGAGCTTTTCTTcaggattgttgttgtttcttcagtttttggagccGGCACAGTGCTGTGAaacatcaacctactgtcagctgttatcagaggaaaCAATTAACAACAGCAACTCTCCAAACCAAACTGCCAACATGCTCAGTGGCAGACATTAAGTTGTTTCATGGTGAAAAAACTGTCGACCTCAGTGTGCACAACACACCTCATGGTACAAACAATAAGTACATACAAGTTTGGCTACCCAGCTTCACACTGACAGCCAATGAAATGTCTCCAACACTACCGAGTCATACTCTAAATGATGAGAGAGAACAATGGAACAGACACACGGACCTGCCAGCCTTGGACCAGCAGTGCTCTGTCTACGTTTCTGAACCACAGGACGATCTGATTGGACGATAAATCCTTCAGTTTGACACAATGGTGACACGGGAAGTCAGAGAGACAACGAAGGAGCTCACCCGTAGATGCCTGGAGAGGGGACAAGGAGAGAGGAGTGAAGGAGAGACGAGATAAGGACAGAGGAGACGAGGAGAGAGGAGTGAAGGAGAGTCAAGAtaaggagagaggagacaatAAGAGAGAAGTGAAGGAGAGAcaagaaaaggagagaagagacaaggagagaggagacaaggagagaggagacactGAGAGAGGAGTGAAGTAGACAAGGAGAGAGGAGTGAAGGTTACTTTACcaacagtttgtgtgtttttggtccAGTTTCTCCTCATGcttttaaaaatatgaaacagGATTATTTATTACTAAAACAGACGGGGGCTGTCCATGGAGCTGAAACAGAGCATTGTTACTAAAAACAtagtccatggtgctgaaaagcAGCATTATTAATAAAACACTGAGCAATTAAATCTGCCAAAACTCATTTTTATCTTACCTGGTTGCTAATAACACCCAGAGGTCTCAGGTTATTTTTAAAGTGTTGATGAACTCTCTTATCAACCCTTGTAAAACTGACTGTGCTGTGCCATCCACATTGTTGTGTGTAAACTTCCTGAAACACTTCATTTGGGAAATTGCTGGTCTGAGCTTTTCATCCActgtttttacctttttctctTAGCAGTTGACTCAGAAAAATCTGCTGTTTTAGTGCTTTTAGATTTGACTGCTGCCTTTGACACGGTCAACCACTCTATCCTCTTATCCCAACTCAAACAAAGTGTTGGCATCATGGGCATAGCCCTAAAATGGTTTGAATCTTACTTGACAGATAGAAGTTTTGCTGTCTACCTTGGTAAGTACTCTTCATTTGCTGCCCCTCTTTCTTGTGGGGTCCCCCAAGGTTCCATTTTGGGACCCATGCATTTTCTCTGTACATGCTGCCCTTgtgaacttgtgaaaagctgaacagcatccccgtccaagtaataaataaacCCTAGGTAAATATGTTGTTACTGGAGCTAGTAGACTACCATCACAATGTGAGATATCTAATCAATATGTGTTTACAACCATCTGGGGATTTCACAGGTGGGACTGTCTAGTTAGAACATAGCTAGCATGATGCCTTGTATTTTCTAGATCTAGATAAGTTTACCAGTACTTATCTGAACTAACAACATGATCACTGTCACTAGATATAAGGAAAATATTGACTTTCACTCTGTGCCATTCACTGACAGTAAAAACAcctcttcctcatcccagtcagtcaccatagttctggTACTAGTCTCCTCCACGTCTCCTCAACGTGACATCATCCCCAAATTGTGTTAAGATAAAAACACTAATACcaaaaactggcctttaaaactatttggagacattttatgatatacatatattgagTGTTATAGGTACCCattaatcaacagtggtggttaacctgcaacatgggctttaaggattgattttgaaattgtattgCTTGTTTTTAAGGTTTTAAATGGGTCATCGCCTTCTTATTTATCAGAGCTATTACATGTCCACACATCTGTCAAAGCACTGAGATCTTCCAATTAGATGCTTCTTGATGTGCCCAGatccaggttaaaaaataaaggtgaCCGATCCTTTGCAGTGGCTGCTGCAAACCTCTGGAATAGTTTACCTATTCACATAAGAACAGCTCGGACAGTTGAAACATCCAAGTCCTGGGTGCTAAGACCCATTACTATGCATTGGCTTTCAAGTCAAGTTGAGCTTTGACACCTTGACCCTTTTCAActgttattttgtattgtgtaGTGTGAATTGTTAGTGTATACTATCTATTTTGTGGTTTTGTTTGTTCTTTGGTCAACtatgattgtttttaaatgtgctatataaataaaactgaactgaactgaaaacagAGGGAGGCTGTCCATTTTACTGAAAAAACAGCATTATTAATATAAGAAAGGGAGActatccatggtgctgaaaaacAGCATTATTACTAAAACAGAGGGAAACTGTCCATTGTGCTGCAACAGCATAATTAATAAAACAGAGTgaggctgtccatggtgctgaaacagcattattactaaaacagagggaggctgtccatggtgctgaaaacaGTATTATTTATAAAACAGAGAGAGGCTGTCCATGGTGATTAAAAACAGTATTATTAAAACAGAGGGAGgttgtccatggtgctgaaacggAGCATTACAACAGAGGGAGGCTGTCCATGTTGCTGAAACAGCATTATTAATACAACAGAGGgaggctgtccatggtgctgaaacagcattattaaaaaaaacagagggaggATGTCCATGTTGCTCAAACAGCATTATTACTAAAACAGATTGGGGCTGTCCATGGTGTTGAAACAGAGCATTGTTAATAAAACAGAgggggctgtccatggtgctgaaacagcattattaataaaacagagggaggctgtccatggtgctgaaacagagcaTTGTTAATAAAACAGAGgggggctgtccatggtgctgaaactgAGCATTATTTCTAAAACAGAGGGAGGCTGTCCATGGTGATGAAACAGCATTATTAAAACAGAGGGGGGTTTTCCATGGTACTGAAATGGAGCATTATTACTTAAACAGAGGGAGgttgtccatggtgctgaaaaacAGTATTATTAATACAACAGCGGGAGGCTGTCCATGGTACTGAAACAGAACATTATTACTAAAACAGAGGgaggctgtccatggtgctgaaaaacAGTACTATTAATAAAACAGAGGGGGGCTGTTTATGGTGCTGAAACAGCATTATTACTAAAACAGAGGGagactgtccatggtgctgaaaaattgttttattaataaaacagagggaggctgtccatggtgctgacaAACAGCACTTGTTACTCAAACAGAGATAGGCTGTCCATGGTGTTGAAATGGAACATTATTACAAAAACAGAGGgaggctgtccatggtgctgaaacagcattattaataaaacaaagggaggctgtccatggtgctgaaacagcaTTATTAATAAAACTGAGGGGGGCTTGTCCATTGTGCTGAAACGGAGCATTATTACTAAAACAGAGGGAGGCTCTCCATGGTGCCAAGAAAAGCATTGTTACTAAAACAGAGGgggggctgtccatggtgctgaaaaacAGCACTTGTTACTAGTTGCCTAGTAACGGTTTAGTATTTTTCACGAATACATTGATacttttatttgattttcataCTCAATTCATTAGCAAAGTTCAATAGTTATATACAGCTACACATTTTAACATCTCTCTGccgtatgttgtttttatatggGGTTGAAGTCAGACATGAGATGATGACCGGAGGTTGCCATGGTGACCGGAGGATGCAAGTTAAGCTTACCGCAGTAGCCTACAGCCCACTAGGACTACTTACCCACAACAACTTCTGTGCCAACATGAAGTATGTCCACCGAGAATCTCATCACAACTAAATCTACATGGCTCGCAAGGATGGCAAAATAATCCCCTGTCTGTGGACTGTTCACAGTCATTTGAAGCCTGATTGACGAGTTGACCATACTGTGCTTGCCCATCTTCCCAGATCGGATGTGCACTGTAAGTCAAATGGACTGAAAGTTGGCTTGTTCAACATAAGATCCCTCACCAACAAAGCTTCTCTTGTCAGCAACTTCATTGTGGACCATAAACTGGACTTTCTATCTCTTACGGAAACGTGGCAGCAGAACAATGATTTCTTCCACCTCAACCAAGCAGTCCCGCATGGATTTGTTTACATCTGTAAACCCTGCTCATCCGGGAAAGGAGGTGGTCTCGCACTGCTCTATCACAAGAAAGAGAAACTGACACCACTCTCTGTGCCTGATCACACCTCTTTTGAAATGCTGGCTGTTAAACTCAGAGGACCCACACCCACCATTATTGGGGTATTATACAGACCACCTAAACCATCAAATATGTTTATTCCGGAACTTTCAACTGTTCTTACTGCTTTGAATGCAATGTCTCCTAATGTCATCCTGATGGGGGATTTTAATATACATAATGCAACTTTTCTAATGCATTCATAAAAGACTTTATGCTTGACTCCTTTGGCATCACACAATATGTTAACTTTCCAACCCACACCAAAGGACATATTTTAGATCTGGTCTGTTGTTCTGGTATCAAGCCTAGCAATATCAGTAATGCTGAACTACCCATATCTGATCACAAAGCTGTACTGTTTGACACCCATCTGTCTGTCATGAAGTCCAAGATTCAGCGTGTTATGTTATATTGCAACATTAAAAAGGTGAAACCAGAGGAACTCACTTCTCTAATTGCCACTTATACCTCCCTTGCTTCTAATACTTCATTGGAGGATTTACTTGACCACTACAATGACTGCATGTCTACAGCACTTGACAGATTTGCTCCTATGAAGACGCAAACTGTTTCATTTGTGCACTCCGCTCCTTGGTTTACAACTGAACGGCATATGAAATTCTTGGGCTGACGCCTGGAGCAGCTGTCAAAAACAGACTGGTCTTACTGTGCATAAAAACATGTACTCTGAACACCTGCATCAGTATAAAAACGCCCTTTGTGTTGCACAAACATCATACTATGCAAAGATAATCAGTGAAGGACAAGGAAACACCAGAGCTCTCTTTTCCACTGTTAATTGTCTCCTTAAGCCACCTGATAACAGCACCCATCAGGAACTCACTGATGAACGCTGCTCAGTCTTCCTGAACTTTTTCAATACCAAAATTGAGGCAATCCAACAGCAATTAGAATGTTCAATTACTCAGCTGAAACAACCATGCTCACTGAGTACTCAGGAATCATCTTACAACAATGAACTCTGTGAATTCAGTATCCCTGCTGAAAGTACCATCTGTGGCCTCATCAAAAAGTGCAATTCCTCCACCTGTTAGCTGGATCCTTTTCCAACAAGCCTGGTTAAGAGCTGCCTGCCATCTACTGCTCCAATGATTACATTAATACTTAACACCTTCTTCTCTCTGCACTCTGGCTCTCGACGAAGGCGGTCgcatttctctccctctcctcccgtAGCCTGCCCTGCTTTGCTCTCTTGTttagtctttgtctctgtgtactttGAGAGTCTTTCTCTCTGCACTGCTCCTAAACCAAGAATTATGGATGTGATCAACTGGTCTCTTGGCGCAATTGACACCATCTTCTCGACGAGAAGCTCGGGTTCGGGGGAACCTTACTGCCCTGCCGGAACGTTCGCAGCTGGCTACACGATGGACACGTGGGAGAGGTGGCGGGTCTTGTGTCTGGCGGTTCTTTCCATGGAGGATATTGAAGATATCTACCTATTTGGAACCATGATAACAGGTcttttgctgattggctcaggCATTTCCCTGGTTTATCGAGAAATTAAGAAGAAGACGGGAGCCGAGCAAAATACAAGGCTGCCCGTCATGGTTGAAGCCGTGGGCAGAGCTGTCGGAACTCAGATTGTGACTATGAACACCATGAGCCACAACTTGGATACCATCTTGGAGAGACTGTCAGCTCTGGACAAGCTGGACAACATCATGGAGAAACTCATGGCTTTGGCAAGGAAATTTGATCGATACGGAGACCGGAGGGGACATTTTGGAGGAGACGTGAGTGACTAACTGCGGCTCCTCGCcctaagacaaaacaaattccaacccTTATCTTTTCGGCTCCCTGAACCAGCGCTGGCCTTGGCCGAGGCCGTTGTTGAATAATCACTCCCCCTGGTAGCACTGCAGCGAGGCACACTCTTGCGTTCCTTACCCGATTCCCACAGACACCTGCTGATTGTTGACTTGGACTGGGTCCTGTTCAAGGTTGACTCCATGGCAACCGGCTATGTATCGCTATGACAATTGTGCGGACTGAGACAATCGAGATTACAGGGCCAGACGTAGTTTGACTACtcaggcctacacacacacaaacccttacatatatacagatgtGCACTCACCCACCACACCCCATATCTCGCCTTCGCCGCTTTGTACCCCCAGTCAGGCGGGCGGGTCTGTGACCAGCGCCTTGCATGGCTGCAGGACCAGATGGCTGCTGGCCTGTGCTGGACTACCTCCACCCCAACACTCCTCTCCCCCATTGCGTGTCTTGTGTGCTCTTGTACTGGTTATGTGCTTATgttgctgaggtgtttttttcctgttccaCACTGTACCCCTATCAGGGGCATAGTCTGGGAGTTGCCTTTTTTTATCCTCCCCTATCCTCATGTCATACTGTATTTTCATAAAACCCTGTCTTCCTGCCCTGTCTACCCCATTGTCacattgtatgtttgtatatgtatggtCAGGGTGATGTGTTTGTACCTTGTAAAGCGCTTTATGATTTGTATCTgtgaaatgtgctctataaataaattttacttacttactgtaCCACCATCCTTTAAAACTACTATTGTCAGGTTGTATTCAGGGTACAGGGCAGAGTATTTACTGCAGTATTCAGGATACAGGGCAGGATATTTACTGCAGTATTCAGGGTACAGGGCCAAGTATTTACTGCAGTATTCAGGGTACAGGGCTGAGTATTTACTTCAGATGTAATATCAGATGAGACCACAAGATGGCAGCataaagaaactttaaaatcaCATCAGCATTCACCTCATATTAAAGTCTGGACATCACTTCTACATGCACTGTATTCAACACGTTGATTTATGTTCTCCTGTTTAGTCATGTGTGGAAGAATCAGCCAGAAACTGTCTGATAAACTCTCAGAGACAAAGATACAGAAACTGTCTGATAAACTCTCAGTAGAGACGAAGATACAGGAACTATCTGATAAACTCTCAGTAGAGACGAAGATACAACTGTCTGATTTTACTCTCAGAGACAAAGATACAGAAACCGTCTGATAAACTCTCAGAGAGAAAGGGACCTTTCTGTTACAAGGAATACAATATCTTTAGAAGTACATGTCTAACCCTTCCCCAGCAGCACTGACACCGCAAAAAGGATTATTAGTAAGATTGTGCTCACTGTTACAGATCAGCCATGACTCAGCAAAAAGGATTAGTTAGGGTGTTCTAACTGTTACAGATCAGCCATGACTCAGCAAAAAGGATTATTAGTCAGGGTGTTCTAACTGTTTTAAGGATCATGTGAGAGCGGAGGAGATTCACCTTCAGTATCTTCAGGGTTGTAGTTCTGCCGGACCTCGTAACGCTCCTCCACGTCTTGTCCAAGTTAAGAAACAGAATATTCTCAGTTTATATAATCCTGTGGTAATTCCGATTTTTTCAGTACTTAAAGATCCAATTTGTTGAGATTTGGGATTTCAGGATGGGACCCAaagtactctgcttctgactggctagtagtccttacctaggtactgtcagggtacgccctcatactctgcttctgactggctagtagtccttacctaggtactgtcaggacacgccctcatactctgcttctgactggctagtagtccttatggagcatgtgcaactcccaacaaagatggtacagaagtgagatgtctcactctgtagctaaaacagaaagctcaacacacagggtgaaccTTAAACAAAGACTCAGAGCTCAGATTCAGTGTTGACAGTCTTTACATGAGCTACAGTAGCATCacgggtgggggggggttagGTTACACTAAATATACACCGTACATATTTATTCCCTCAGTCACAATTAATAACTATCTTCTCTAATGACAGACTTTTattcagaaaaataaatcagTAGTTTTTAAGTAAAATTACCTTATTGATAGctaaacataaaatatatgtctgtctgcctgtagTCAGTGAAATGtatgtctgtccgtctgtccgtctgtccgtCTCTCTGCCTGTAGTCACTGGAacgcctgtctgtctgcctgtctgtctgcctgtctctctctttcttcatgtcAGTGGAAGACAGTCTGTCTCCAGCGTTTGTCCGGGGTAAAGGGCCACAAACAGTCTGTGATGGCGGAGGTGAAAGCTCGCGGCTCCACGCTCAGGTTCAGCTGCTCCAGATGACAACAGTTCAACTGGCTGTTGATTGGTCGAAGAGTCGCCGCCGCCAGCTGCTCCGTcagctgcagacagacaggtagacagacagacaggttagagagacaggcaggcagagagacagacagacagacagtcagacagacagacagaaagacaggttagagagacagaaaggcaggcagagagacagacagacaggtatatTAATAACACAAATGCTGCTCATGAGAACTTGATGTATGTTATGGAtcagtgtctgtctccctgtcctgCTTGTTTTCCTCTTCCCTTTTCCCCtgtgtttgttgtctgtgtgttcgTTCCCACCTGTTGGCGAGAGGCGTGTCCTGGTGAAACTGGGTCAAGAGGCGTGGCCACTCTCTCCTGCTCCGTTGTCCAGCTCAGCTGCAGCATATCACCACTAATCACCCAGCAGTTATCTACCCGGGCTGTCCACCTCCACAGCGCCAGTTCGTTACAACCATTCTCGTGGTAACTTGGCTCTAGTCAGTGCACTAGAGATTCTGTTCCTGGTTGCTCAGTTTCTAGCTTTATGTTTGTTTGCCTCATTGTGCTTTAGTTTACGTTTCCTTTTCTGTTCAGATCCCGTCTCTGGACCTGCTGCTCACCTGCTGTCATCTGCTTCCTTGCTGCCTGCTCGCCTGTCCACTCTCAACCAGCCATTCCACCCAGCCCTCGTCAACGCTGCCTGGCCACACACCCGCCTTCTGATCCCCGGCTTCAACTCCTACCTGGAGCTGCTCGCCTGGCCAATTCCCTTCTCAGCTAATCTACATTGTTTCTAATAAACACTCTAAACTGctcatctgtgtttgtgtgcctgttcCTCAGTCCTGGCTCAAACTAGAGCCTAACAATGTATCTGAATGTAACATTGTGAtcaaatatatgaatgaaaacataatATTTACATCTTGTATTTACAGGTATATTAGTATAATATGAATGTATTTACAGGAATGAGGTGGTTGGACAGCAGGTTGAAggctgttgccatggcaacggACATCTCATATTTGGTCATCTGTTCTTTAGCCGAAAAATGAAAGATTCCTCTGATGGACGGGTCCTGGAGAGATAGACAGGtggggagacagacagaaagacagagaggtggactgacagccagagagacagacagagagacagaggtggggagacagacaggcaaagagtgaaacagagagacagagaggtggagagacaggcaggcagagagacagacaaggcAATAGAGCGACAGGTAAGAGACACTTATACATTCCTATCTTGCGCCATATGGTTAATAAACACAGCAGGGACAACTACTCAGAGCTTCCTGAATGATAGCTGTCAATCAAGGTAAACTAAGACTGTGTGGGCGGGATCACTTTGAAAGTGACCAATCATTGGAGGGCCAGTCTCTTCTTGGTGTCCGCCCCCAAAGTGTCATAAGTTTCATTTGGGCGAGCAGAAATCAACTTGGAGAGCATGTATGACCTCCAGCGCTTGCACAGCAGACACTGTGGTGTGTACAAGTTTTATACACACACCGGCCATTATCATTATGATTATTAATATATGCTTAGTTATATATACGGCAGGTGCCAATCTTTCCCTCTCTGTGTTCTGTTTCATGCTCACAGCTGCCGGTTTAAGTCTCGGTTGTTGAATAGAGTAATATCTGTgtgtgaaatatatatatacagtatatgtatatatatatatctatatatatatatatatctatatatatatattttagggctgtcaaatgattactttttttttaatcgcaattaatcgcatgttttatcacatgattaaaattgtattattttgcatttcagaactgtttttaagtcaATATTAACAATAGAAAGCagttcttaccagtgtatcttgaatgggaatcaaatgaatgcaaagaaagttacttcaggaacttgactttaagatttgtatttgtttattatttattgactataaacaaaagaaaaattattGAATCTGTCATTATTGCACAATTTCTCCAAGTATctaactaaaaaacaaaaatcccaaTCCTTAccagtcaatatagtgtgcagtaactcctAAATAATGTTGATAACTCACTGACGTCCACGGATCACCGGTTAAATCTGACAACGTTTGCCCTTTGCAGCAGTTCCAGCTGGGCTGCTTTCTCCGTGGAGTTCAGGCTGGGTGTGGGTGGGGCTGCTGGCCCCCTTGGGACGGGTCAGAACAGACCAATCGTAGTACTTCTTTAAGACCCGAGTCTTCTCCGATCCTGACAGGTCTGCATTAGTTGCCACCCATTTCACAAGAGCGGTGGTAATGTTTTTGGATTTGGTTTCATCAACAGGTTGGCGACTAGCAGCACTCTCTATGCTGAGCTCTTAGCTGGTAGCTCCAGCTTGACGCGCGGCGGTGATATTAtaattcggctttacacaatgtgcaaatggctttcgacttgtctatgagccgtccgggagtttcagagttgtgttgctgctgcatttctccatcctgctgc
This window encodes:
- the LOC114550468 gene encoding LOW QUALITY PROTEIN: cyclin-dependent kinase 5 activator 2-like (The sequence of the model RefSeq protein was modified relative to this genomic sequence to represent the inferred CDS: substituted 1 base at 1 genomic stop codon) — translated: MIPEYSASTGELLRCLSDFPCHHCVKLKDLSSNQIVLWFRNVDRALLVQGWQDQVFTSPASLVFVYLLCWAAVDKDMSLEQELHTVFHICLYLSYSXLGSEISYPLKPCLLESSPDAFWERALQLINRLSPDMLRINAEPHFFTKVFQDLKKEGREREN